A window of Maioricimonas rarisocia genomic DNA:
CGTAGCGGCCGGAGGAGGCGACGATCAGAGCCTGGTTGCGACGGGCCCATTGGCGGGCCGGCGTCGGTGCATCCGAGTCCGGGGCCAGGATTTGCTCGAGCAGCGGCCGGGCCTGCTCGTACTTCTGCGTGGCGATGTAGTAACGGGCCATTGGGATCGCCACCCGTGTCTTGTCGGGTGCCGAGTCGAGAGCCAACCGATAATAGCGTTCGGTTTCCGCGCGGAGCTGCTCGAGGCGGGTTTCGTCATTGGTTCGCAGGAGCTCATGCAGACTGGCCAGCGTCAGCGGCTTGAGGTATGCGGGCTCGGACGGCAGCGTCTGCTTGGCCTCTTCGATTCTCGCCAGAGCGTCCTCCAGTCGACCCTGCTGAGAAAGGTAAGCGATCAGCAGTCTCCACGCCTCAGGGGACTCGCCTCCGAACTCGTTGATCAGAGCATCCAGCTCCTGTTCGATATCTTCGCCCTCGCGCCCGGTCAGCAGTTGGCCCCAGAGCCATCGCATCCGGTCCTCGAGGCTCCCGGACCGGGCCGCAAGGACTTCCAGAACCCCCAGCGCGTCTTCAAACTGCGACTGCCGCCACGAAATCCGCCACTGCAGCTGCGCGAGGTCGCCGGAGATCAGGTTGGGATTCTCGGCTCGCAGTTCGTTCATCAGTTGGCTGGCCCGCTCGACTCCCTCCGATGTCAGCTGCGAGAAGTAATGCTGAGCAATCCGCCCGATCATTGTGGGCGTCCGGTCACCGAGAGAATAAGCCTTCTCGTAGAGGTCAACAGCCAGCTCGCGGTTGCTGCGCATGACCTCGATATCGCCGAGGGCCCGCGGGACGGCAGACCACATCGGGCGGGCACGGCGTGCCTGTTCCAGCAGAGCTCGGGCCTTCTGCAGGTCGCGGTCCTGATTCTGATCGTCGTCCGCGGCATCCAGAATCAGGCCGGCTGCCTCGTAGTAGTCTGCGTTGGGCGTTGCCGATCCCGCTTGCTTCGGCGTATCCGACCGATCGGTCGAGGCGATCGCCGATTCAATCTCACGTGCTTCCGCGAGGGTCCGTGTCCAGATCTTCTCGCCATCAGTGATCTCCACGTCGTCCCGCTGCCGTGCCAGGAGCAGCAACTGCAATGAGGCCAGCCGTGGATCGAGGGACTTCGGCTCGTTCGCGGCAACCTTCTGCCAGAGCTGGATCGCCGCGTCGATGTCGCCAGCCGTTACGTAGGCACGCGCCAGTCCGGCGAACAGTTTGTTTCGTTGCTGAACGGGGAAACGGTCTGCACCTGTCTGCAGCTCGTTGAGGCTGGCGATGGCGGCTTGTTTGGGGAGTGCGACGGCTGCCTGGGAGGCCGCGAGCCGGAACTCGACCTGGTCGCCCAGTTCTTCAACGGCTCGTTGCAGGTATGCCTCTGCCGCCGCGAGCCGTGCGTCGGCCGTCATGTCGAACCGCCTGAGCAGGAACACCGCGTAAGTGGACCTGACTTCGGCACTGTCTGGCCAGGTGTCGATCGCGTCCTCGAGAGTCTCGCGGGCCGAATCGAGCATTTGGACCGATCGTTCCTCGAGCTGTTGCCTCGTCGCCGCATCGCCGGCCTGAGACGCCTGCTCGGCGAGTGTCCGGGCGCGCAGCACGGCGAGTTCGGCTTCGAGGAGCGACCGGGTCGGAGACGCCTGATCCGGGATCAGGTCGACGACCGTTTCGAACTCGGCAAAGTTGCGGCGATCGGCTGGCAGTGCTATCTGCTGCACGAGCAGCAATTGGGCGAGCGACTCTGCCACGCCGGGTGCGGTAACAATCCGTCGGTATTCGTCGATTGCCCGCTGTACCTGACCACTCGCCAACAACGCTTTCGCCAGTTCGATCCGTCCCTGGATCCACAGCGGGTCGCGCTGAATCCGGTCCGAGAACAGTGACACGATCGAGTCGGGAATCTCCAGTTCCTGCAGACAGCGGGCCCGCAGGACGGCAACGCGCTTGTCGAGCGTATCGTCGAGGTTCATCGTGCCCAGTGGGGTGAGCAGCCGCAGCGCACTGCGCCACTGTTCTTCTGCGATCAGGATCTGCGCTTCGAGGAACTGAATCACCGGTTCGCGGGCGCCGACTTCCTGCAGGCGGGGAATCAGCGTGCGAACCTCCGCGAGCAACTCTTCTTCCTGGCCGGTAATCTGGTACGTTGCGACCAGGGTGTCCGCGAGGTTCCAGAGCAACTCGGCTTCGGTCGCTTCGGGTCGTGTCTCGCCCACGTCTTCTGAGCCGGTGTCCGAAGCGTCGTCGCCATCCGATTCGTGCATGCCTGCCGCGACTTCGAGACCATCCCGCAGATGCTGCTCGGAGCGTCGAAGATGGTTGACGATCTCGTCTGAAGTCATCCCGGTGGCCACCTGCTGACGCTCGAGGCGAGCGAGCGAAAGGTGGATCTGCGGGGACGCATGGCCGGTTTTCAGACCCCGTTCGAGATACTCACGTGCTGCGGACCGGTAGGCAGCCGGATCGGCGTCCTGATCGAACTGAACGGCGTTGGCCAGTGCGATATTGACGTCGGCAGCATTCCGCAGGGAGCGGACCCTGGCCCGAGCGTCGTCCAGTTCGTCAGCGAGCGCAACAGCTTTCTCGGCCGTCTCCAGTGCGACTTCGAGCCGGATCCGCCGGTCGCCGCGGATGAGTGCGTTGATCAGTTCGGCCCGGTCAAGAAGACCGTCTGCGTTGGCATCGGCGAGGACCGGCACGGATTCTTGATCCGCCTCTGCGGCGTCGAGGGTACCGTCCTCGTTGCTGTCCCGTTCGACGAGGAGGGCGTCCGCTCGGCCGGCCGCCACGTCAGGAGCGACGCCCAGATTGTCATCGCGGCTTCTGATTCCGAGCAGGAATTCCGATTTCAGCAACTGTGCCTGCCAGGACGGCTTGGCCTGCTTGAGCATGAGGTCGAGCAGGTTGATAGCAGTCTGCATGCCGCGGCGTCGGTCGCTCCCTGTCGATTCGGGGAACGCAGCGGCAATGTCGCGGGCCGATTTACCGACGATTCCGGTCAACTGACGTTCGGTCGGCAGCTCGCCCGGCTGTGCAACCGCAAGCGCAGCGGTTCGAGTATAACGACGGGGATTGGACGGTTCGGTCAGGATCGCGTGGACGTAGGCGAGGGCGGCCGCGCGGTACTCTTCGAGCGCCCAGTAGGAGTCGCCTTTCAGGAAATGGAGCTCCGCGATGTCCTCGAGGGAATCCGGTTCTCCCTGCTTGGGCCGGTCAAGCAAAGTGTCGATGTGCCGAATGGCGTCTCGGGACAGCCCGAGCCGCATGCACACATCGACAAGCTCCCTGCGAGTCGCGTCGCGAGTCGGATCGCGACGCAGGACGTCTTCGTAAGTTCGATAGAGACGGATCTGTTGATTACGGGTCGTCTTCTGCATCTGGAACAGGCGCGCAAGCCTCTCCAGGATATCGGTGATCTGTTGTTCTTCGGCTTCGCTCAAGGAGGTCTGCGGCTGCAGGTTCAGGTACTGCGTCAGCGAGCTGATGGCATCGGAATACCGCTCCTCCTGTTCAGCAACGTCGGCCCGTTCGAGCAGCACACTGGCGTTCCGCTGAACCCAGTAGCCGTGGACGAAATGAATACCGACGGCGGCCACGATGAGGGTCACCAGGGTTGCGAGCAGCAGTTTGACATTCACCCGAACCAGCCGATCCATCACTTCCGGTTCTTCGGCGTTGTCCGGCGGCTCGGAGAATTCGGTGACCGGCTCAATGGTGGCCGTGCGTCCCCTGGGGGCGGAATGTCGTTGTTTCCAGATCATCGTATTTGCGTACCCGCAGTGAAGGCGTAAGGTCGCGATGCCATTGGCCCGCCCGGTCCTCGGCTGACATCGAGCCGTTTGAGACCGGTGCCCTCAGGAACCGGTTGAGAGAAAGCTGACGATTTTCTGCCAGCGACTGTTTCGCTCGCGTTCGAGAACGCGAATCCGTTCTGACAGCTGGGCGTGCGTCGTGACATCCTTGTGAGACGCGCGTGGACGCGAATCCTCCTCCTCGGCCTCGTCGGCTTCCGGGGGAACTGGTGGGGAAAGCCCCGGCAACCAGGGCAGTTGTCCCGCAGACGAAGGGGCACCGTTCATGAAAGTCGCAGGTGGCGGGGGAAGCTGGTGATGCTCCTGCTGTGATGCCGCCTGCCGAGTGGCTTCCTGGGCTGCGAACTGTGCCTGAGCTTCGCAGAGTTCGCGGGTGATTTCCTGAACCCGTTGCAGATCCTCACGGATCGCCTCCAGTTGGGACTTCTGCAGCTGGCCGAACATCTGCATCATCATCATCATCTGCTGCTGCGACTGCTGCATCATCTCCCGCTGCATCGCAGAAAAATGTTCCAGCAGCGTCCCCAGCATGCCATTCGACGAACCTGTGATCTCAACGGACGAACGGGACGTCGAAATGTCACCGTCCGAAGGCTGCGGCATGATTGCGGGCCACGACGTCGCAGCATCGATCGCAGGCAGTTCGAGCTCACTGCTGGATGCAGCCGATTTCTCGTCGGACTGTTCGGAAGCGGTCAGCGGAGTGTTCTGCGTGGACAGTGTGACATCGTAGTCGCCGATGTGAATCTCGTCTCCGAGGTTCAGTCGTGCGACGTCGACCAGCCGTTCGTTCACGAAAGTACCGGACGTGCTGGCAAGGTCGGTCAGCCAGAGTCCACGGTGTGTGTTCACGATCAGGCAGTGGATCCGGGAGACAGTGGGATGCGCCAGGCGGATGTGTGCCGGCGGAACCCGGCCGACGAGCGTCACCAGATCGCGGAGTCGGCGGTACTTCGGACCACTTTGAGCCTGCAATGCGTTGTGGAAGCTCAGTTGAAACTTGGAGCCGCGGTCGTTTCGAACTGCTCCCTGGTGCCGGGCACTGGGAGCCGGCTTGTCCGCGTCGTCGTGGAGGCGAATTGCGAACGGGCCGCACTGCAGGCGATTTCCCGAATTCAGCCAGCCACTCTCACGGGGGGAGAGCCCCGTGAGGTCGAACCACGCCCAGCGACCGTCAATCAGCTGAAACAGAAGATGTCGCCGCGCAACTTCGGGGAATTCGAGCTGCAGGTCGCAGCCCTCCATCCGACCGACCAGCACCGTCGGTCGCGTGAACGTATGTGACGTGCCATTGCCGTGCTGGTCTTCGACGAGCAGACGCAACGGTCCGGTCATTCCGCAGGCAGAGGCGTACTCGGAGTGCGACATACTTACAGGATAACCGCGGCTTTCAGGCCGTGCGACCGCATGCTTTGAGAACCGGCTTCTTCCGCCCCGGTTATTCGCTCCGGCGCGAGTGACGTCGTCAGCCGAACCGGCGGAGATCTGGCGGCCATGGTCCACCGGCTCGTAGCCATGAAACGACTGTGTCAATTCTCGCTTACGAATGGATGCTCCGTCACGCATGAAATGGCCGAATTTCGCTTCCGACGAGGGAATAAAGAACTCGAGAAGTCCAGACTTCATGCACACGCCAACTGGTGCGACGACTCCCTGGCGGGTGGCCTGAACCGTCAGGACCCCGATCAGCCCGCCGAACGTTCCCAACAGTACGTCCGTAACGTCCGCGGTCCGGTCCGGAAGGTACAGCTGCAGCCACTCAACCGCGATTGGCACGGCAAAGATGACCACGGTTGCGACGATTCCGGTCAATCGCATCGAGAACCGGTCACGGGCGCAGAGAATCGCAGTTGCACAAAGGTACCCGGTCGGGATGTACAACAGAACTTTCTGCAGAATCAGCGTCGAGGCGTTCAGCGGCGACGCCTGGTGCAGTCTTTGGAATGGAAGTGACTGGAGTGATTGCAGTTGTGGAGATTCAAGCAGCCCGGTGAGGTCGGCGGGCCAGGAGAAAAAGAACAGGGGAAACAGGCTGTAGAGAATCGCCAGATTCAGCCAGGTGGCTGGATGGGCGAACGGATGTCTCGTGTCATCTTCGCAGTTTCGACGCAGACGAAACATCAAGTCGGACGTGATGACTCCGAACCAGGCCCCCAGCGTGCCCACGAAAGCATGATTGACCTGGCTGAACCGGCTGCGGATCCACAGTTGCAGAAACTCAACGCCGGCTGCCAGGCAGGCTGCAACCAGCAGGGCCGGGGCATACCGCACGCGTCCCTCTCGCACGAACAACGACGCGGCAAGGACTCCCAATGGAATGCAGAAGAACGCGTGAAAAATCAGTTCTTTCAGTTCGTCCGGAGTATCTGGCAGGGTGAACTGCAGCTGGATTCGACCACGGCGATACGCATCGGCGATCGAGGACAGATTCGGCACAAGGTCGAATGGAAACAGGCTCGCCAGCAGCACGATTGCGATATAGGCGTACAGCACGAGGCGGGCCGGGCGGGCCGCTGGCTCTTCGTCGTCAGCCGGAATGTGACGGATGACCGCGCGGCTGGTCAGCAGCCATCCGGCAGCTCCCAGCAGCGAACCTGCCAGGTGGGCGGCGACGTCCCAGGCCGAGCAGACCCGACCCTGCAACCAGATCTGGCCAAGTTCTGCTGGCAGGCTGACGAGAAGGCATGCGGCAGGAAGAACGATCAGCGATCGCACTTGTCGCAGGTCCCAGCCGGGACGCGGTTCCAGCCAGGCAAACATGCCGTAGCCGAACGGCAGAAACAGCGTCACGTTGAGAAGGAAATCCCGCTTCGACGGAAGGTGGTTCAGGCTCCGGAGGAACCGGTCGAGCGCCGTCCGGACCACCTCGGCCGGCAGCTGCTGGAAATTGAACGGCAGCAGTGATCCGTAGAGCGCAAAGACGGCGGTGGCGCCAACGATCCACGTCGCAAGTTCCTTGACCCTCGCTTCGGACGATTGTTCACGGAGGGAATCCGGTCCTGCAGACCGGTGGAGCCGGGACAGGACCAGCTGGATCAGTGACAGGCCAATGACGGCGAGAATCATCAGACCGCCGGCTTGTGCCAGTAACAGATGCAGGTGGGGCAGGTTGGTGCGTACGGACACGACGTATCATTCCAAACCTGATCGCGAGCGAGACATCGACGACGCTGCTCATCAGGCCGTCTGCAAACGTCACCTGGGATCGCGATCAGTTGCTGTGCGGCGACGGGAGGCACGCACACCCAACCGAAGAACACTGTCGATCGGCGGTGCGACAAACTCGCCTTCGTTGACGTAGCCTTCGCCGATCACACCTCTGTCGATGTAGAAACTGCGGTCGATCCCGCTGCCGACACCCATTCTTCGAATCTTCAGATTCTCGATCCGGTCTTCCATGCGGGCGATGAGCTTGGAGTTGTAGCAGGCACAGTCACTGATCCTGACATGGGCGCCGCCGCGCTCGGGGCTTGCCGGCCCCCGCATCCGGAAACAGATATCGTTGTCGAGAAACACGCAGTTGTGAACCACCGTTTCCGTGTTTTCCTTCAGGTTCAGTGCAGCCTGGTCGGCAATGTTCCCTTCACCCCAGCCGAAAAAGACGCAGTTCCGCACGACCATCCGACTTCGGGGATTGGCAGCCAGTTGCTTGGTGTCGATGGCGTTCTCGCCGGGCTGTTCGCCGGCGGCATAGTCGGCGAGGGGAGCGTCGAGCGGCCCGGTCCAGATCCGACAGTTTTCGATCAGGACCCGGTCCCATTTTTCACGGGAGGGGTCGAACTGGATTCCGTCGCCGGAGACCTGGAAGATCTCGCAGTTCCGGATAATCAGGTTCGTTGGTGTGCCGCTGATGCCGTGGGCGTCCTTTTGATACTGAAACGTGCCGTTGATGTGGTGATAGATCCGGCACGATTCGATGATCACGTCAGTGGCCGAAACGAAGATGCCGTTGTTGGTGCCGTTCCGAACCTCGGAGTGACGCAGGACAACCGGACCGGTGTTGATCTTGACGACATTGCTCCGGTCGAAGTTACCGTCGACCATGTAGTTGCTGTAGACCCCGGGCTCGGTAATGATCAGCCGTTGTCGTTTGGTGGGACTGGCCAGGCAACCAGCTGGCCCGGTCAGGCCGATGGGGGCTGGAGCGTTGACTGAAGAGTCGGTGACAGTGACCTCTGCAAAGGCCTCGTCGATCTGGTTGCGGATCGACTGCCGAAGTTCCGTCTCCTCGCCTGCGGAGAGCCGCTGCGGCTGCCAGAATGTGACAAACACACAGGCGAGCCCTGCGATGCCCGTGGCAGTCCATTGGGCGATCCACTCCCGCTGGTTCCGGGCTGGAAGTGGTGCCAGCACCCGTGCTGATGCTCCCACGCTGTGCATCAGCAGCGCGCCGGTGGCTCCGCCAAGGGTCCCGGTGATGACCTGGGTCGCGTCCGCGACCCGGCTGCCGATAAAGATCTGAGCCATTTCGATCGCACAGGCTGTCCCGAAGCTGATCAGGATGGCAGGCTCGATGCGGCGCAGTGGACGGCTCGCCGGAGTGAACGCAATTGCAGCCAGCATACCGATTGGAAGGTAGGACAATGCGTGCCGGAACATCTCTTCAAACAGGTACTCGCTCCCGGAGAACGGAACCAGGATCACCCGGCCGGCCGCAAGTTTGCGGTAAAGCTCCACGGGGTGAATCGTGATGTCGAATGGTTTGAGCGAGTAGAACAGGAATGCCACGAGGTACGACCGCGCAAACCAGTCGATCGGTTGAGCCGGTCTGAGTTTTGACAGCGATGCCGACAGCCTTCGAGAGACCCACGCTCCGATAACCCGCCACGCATAGACGCCGCACAGAACACCCAGGAGCTGGGCCTGCACGTCGTGAGGCGAGGTAATACGGTGGGGCAACCAGAGCTGAACAAACTCGATCAGTGTCAGGGCGGACATGATCGCCAGGACCACGATAACTGCCCGGGCCCCCCAGCGAGGATGATCCTGGCCCTGAGGCGTGGCGACCGCCTGCCAGGCAAGTCCAAGGCCCAGACCCAGCAGAAAATTGCTGACCCAGTCGATGCGTCCGTGGTATCCCCAGGAGACGAAATCGATCGCTCGGAACTGCTGCCATGCGGCATCGAGCGATAGTTCGGTCGGCGTATAGGGCGTGAGCGAACCAAAGATGGCAGCGACCGAGATCCCGATGGCTGTCGCGATAAAGGCGGGGCGGACTGTCGAAGCGGCCTTCTGGTGGGGAGACGTGGCGGACCGCGGGTTCACCTGTCTGGAAGAATCGCCGGACCCGCGACGTTGCTGAATCAAGTGGACGATCACCGCGATCGCGGCGAGTCCAAGCAGCCCGATCCCCATGTACTGCTGCAGTTCCGCTGATGCGTCGATGGCAAGTGTGCAGGTCACGGTCGAAGTCTCGAACGTCGGAGGACTCAGGGATTCGGGATCGCTGTCGGAGCCGCGCCTGTTCCGACGTGGTGTGTCTTGCCCGGCGGAAGCAGATCGACCCGCGGGCCCGGCTTGCGCGGTTCGTTGGCATCCGGTCTGTCACCCTCGCCGTCCATGGGAGCGTCTGGATCGATGATGCGGATGGTCGGCTCATCGGTAGCGAAGGCCCGCATTTCCGCACGTTTGCGGCCGTCCGGGCTCGCGACAGCGACAACGGAGTGACCGTCTTTCGATGCAAGCAGGCTCGCTCCCGGTTGTCCGTTCGGCAATCGCACCGACATGATCGAAACCCCATCAGGGGTCATCAGCATGGAAGGACCTGCGTCCCCGTCGCCTGAATTGATGGCGACCTGTGCCAGGCCGTCCTTGAACGACTGCACGACTGGACCCGTTTTACCGTCCGCCTGCAACACAGAGATGTACGCGTCGCCGGAGGGGGTCCAGCCGACCGTGACACCGCTTCCGGCCCCCTCGGGCCCAAGATGTAACTGAGCTTCCTCCTGGTCCGTCAGTGCCAGACGTGCATGCAGTCGATTCTTGCTGCGGCTGAGGTTCAGGGAGGTCTCTCCGCTCTCGTCAATTCCCACGTTGACGATCCCCGCCGGTCCGCGCATTTCCAGTGATGCCTGCCCGTCGGAATGCTGGCGCAGACTCGTGCGGGACACTCCTTCTCCAAGTTCCACCACTGCCGTCTCGTCGGCTTCCACTGCAAGTCGCATCGCCACCTTCCCGGAAGCAGACCGCAACATGATCGAGGGAGTGCCGTCGTCGGCAACTGAAAGGAGGATTCGTGACTTTCCCGAACTGTCGACCAGCGTCAGCGAGCGCCTCGGCTCCTGGACTGTTTCGACGTCCTCCCCGGCAGCCTGCATGAGCGCGGTTGCTCCCGCATTGGGGGGCGGACGATCGATCTCCGAACCGGCAGTCTCACCACCGGCGGGCATCAGCAGCCGCAGGGCGACGATCAAGGCTACGGCGTAAAGAAGGATTCGTTCCATGACATGCATGGTTCCGCTCGCTTTCGCTGAATGGCGACGATGCTGCTGCCGGGGTCACCGCCACGATCGAAGAGCGTCACGAGTCCCTGCAGGGCCGTCAATTCGGCTGGGTGGTTCCGCCTGCACCGACAAAAGCGCTGACAGCCACAACGCCGATGGCCACGCCCGCTGCGTTCGCAAGGACATCGTACCAGTCCGCGTAGCGCCCAGGTACAAATTGTTGCAGCCACTCGAGAATCAAGCCGTGAGCCAGTGCGATGACGATTGCTGCCCGCATGGGAGCGTGCTTCTGCCACGCCGCCGCGTACAGCAACGGAGGCAGCAGAATGTAGGCTGTCAGGTGCTGCAACATACTGCCGGGCGTCGTCTTGCTGGCCGCCTGCAACGACGTGCCGGAAGCGCCCAACATTCCGAACGGGTCGGTAGCAAGCAGCAGTCCACCAAGGAGGACGGCGTACGCAATGGACGCGATCCGGGCGATGGTGCGCCCGCGGCCCATTGATAGACTCGCCATCTGAGGACTGTTCACGTTGTTTCCGAGTGCGTAGTGCAGTTGCGTGAATTCTTCACGAGGTCCGTGCCACCGGTTGCGAGGGCTGGCGGCAAACTCTCGCTTGTTCCGGTCTCGCCAATCGACTCTCGCAGGTTGCAGATGCAGTGTCGAGGCAGATCGACTCAAACTGCCTGGCAACCGACTGTGCGGAAAACCGATTCGTGACCCGCTCGTATCCTGCCGTAGCGAGCCGCTCGGCCGTTTCCGGATCTTCCAGCACGGAAACCGTTGCCCGTGCGAATTCTGCAGGAGTATCGGCGAGAATCATGTGCCGACCTGGCTTAACGTCCAGTCCCTCGGCACCGAGCGTCGTACTGACCACTGGACGACGCATCGCCATCGCTTCGTAGATCTTCATTCGGGTGCCACCGCCGACAAGCAGTGGCACGACGACAACCGCCGCCTCGGCAAGGTACGGGCGGACGTCCGGAACGGTGCCGACGATCTCGACACCTTCTTCACGGGAGAGCGTCTGCAGGGCCGGCGAAGGATTCCGCCCAACCGCCTGGAAGACTGCTTCCGGGTGTCGGGCCCGTATCGCTGGCCAGATCTCCCGGACGAAGTGACGGACTCCGTCCTCGTTCGGCAGCCAGTCGAGTGAACCGACAAACACAACGTTGTTTGTACGCGGCGCATCCGGGCGAGGCGAGAAATAGTCGGTGTCGACCGCCGTGTCGATCACTTTGACGTGATCCCAGCCGTAGTCGTTGGCGAACCGCTCGGCATCCTGGGGGCTGACGGCAATGACCGCGTCGAACTTTCGTCCCGCCATCCCTTCGAATCGCTGCATCTTCTTCCATTGCAGCCGCATGTACTCCCGCCGCGCGATGCTGGCGGCCTGTCGGGTGTGCCGCTCGAAGATCTGCGCTTCGACATTGTGCTGGAACAGCAGCTTCGGTGGGCCGGCCAGATCGATGGCGTTGCGGGCCATCTGGACGAAGTCACACACCACCAGGTCGAAATCGTTCTCGGCAATCAGCTGTTTTGCCCGACGATGCAGCCGTGGGTCGAAGTCCTTGTTGACGTTGAAAGGAAACCGCGAAAACAGATTGGCGGCCAGGCCGGCATAGAAGCCGAAGCTGCCCCGCGGCGCTTCACGCCAGGGAATCGTTTCGAGGCGGACGCCCAGCCCCTCCATCTCGCCGCGATATGCGTGGTCGCCCGGCAACCAGTTGCACAGGTACGTGACGTCATGCCATCGGGCCAGATGACGGAGAACGTTGAGAGTACGGATCTGCCCCCCGGTCGTCGGCGGAAACAGGCACCGCTTCTGGAGGAACAGGATCTTCATGCAGCGAGGCGGGGTTCTGACGTTGGAGGGCGGTTCGGGCAGGGGCTCAGGCGGCCATGCGGAGGACGGTCTTGACAATCAGTTGCAGATCCAGCCCCAGTGACTGTCTCTGCAAATACTCCTTGCCGAGCGCAATCTTGTCCGGCAGGACTTCGTTGACGTAGGTCGACTCCGGGTCACTCGAAGCCCCGAGCAGTTCCGACTCGTGGCGGTACTTCAGCGAGGCGATGTCGGTAATGCCCGGCCGGACGGTCAGGAGCTCCGCATAGTCATCGCGGAACTGCTCGACATACCGCGGTACTTCCGGACGGGGGCCAACAAAGCTCATGTCGCCGCGAAGCACATTGAACAGCTGCGGGAACTCGTCGATCTTGGTGGCTCGCAGAAAGTGCCCGACGGTCGTGATGCGGGGATCGCGGCCTGCGGTAATCTGCCCGCCGAGTTTGGGAGCATCCACGACCATGGTCCGGAACTTGTAGATCCGGAACGTCCGGAAGCCACGTCCCATTCGTTCCTGGCAGAAGAAGACCGGGCCGGCCGAGGTCGCCTTGACCAGCACCGCGACGATCAACAGCAACGGACTGAGGAGGATCAGCCCGAGAGCCGCAAACGTGATGTCGA
This region includes:
- a CDS encoding tetratricopeptide repeat protein is translated as MIWKQRHSAPRGRTATIEPVTEFSEPPDNAEEPEVMDRLVRVNVKLLLATLVTLIVAAVGIHFVHGYWVQRNASVLLERADVAEQEERYSDAISSLTQYLNLQPQTSLSEAEEQQITDILERLARLFQMQKTTRNQQIRLYRTYEDVLRRDPTRDATRRELVDVCMRLGLSRDAIRHIDTLLDRPKQGEPDSLEDIAELHFLKGDSYWALEEYRAAALAYVHAILTEPSNPRRYTRTAALAVAQPGELPTERQLTGIVGKSARDIAAAFPESTGSDRRRGMQTAINLLDLMLKQAKPSWQAQLLKSEFLLGIRSRDDNLGVAPDVAAGRADALLVERDSNEDGTLDAAEADQESVPVLADANADGLLDRAELINALIRGDRRIRLEVALETAEKAVALADELDDARARVRSLRNAADVNIALANAVQFDQDADPAAYRSAAREYLERGLKTGHASPQIHLSLARLERQQVATGMTSDEIVNHLRRSEQHLRDGLEVAAGMHESDGDDASDTGSEDVGETRPEATEAELLWNLADTLVATYQITGQEEELLAEVRTLIPRLQEVGAREPVIQFLEAQILIAEEQWRSALRLLTPLGTMNLDDTLDKRVAVLRARCLQELEIPDSIVSLFSDRIQRDPLWIQGRIELAKALLASGQVQRAIDEYRRIVTAPGVAESLAQLLLVQQIALPADRRNFAEFETVVDLIPDQASPTRSLLEAELAVLRARTLAEQASQAGDAATRQQLEERSVQMLDSARETLEDAIDTWPDSAEVRSTYAVFLLRRFDMTADARLAAAEAYLQRAVEELGDQVEFRLAASQAAVALPKQAAIASLNELQTGADRFPVQQRNKLFAGLARAYVTAGDIDAAIQLWQKVAANEPKSLDPRLASLQLLLLARQRDDVEITDGEKIWTRTLAEAREIESAIASTDRSDTPKQAGSATPNADYYEAAGLILDAADDDQNQDRDLQKARALLEQARRARPMWSAVPRALGDIEVMRSNRELAVDLYEKAYSLGDRTPTMIGRIAQHYFSQLTSEGVERASQLMNELRAENPNLISGDLAQLQWRISWRQSQFEDALGVLEVLAARSGSLEDRMRWLWGQLLTGREGEDIEQELDALINEFGGESPEAWRLLIAYLSQQGRLEDALARIEEAKQTLPSEPAYLKPLTLASLHELLRTNDETRLEQLRAETERYYRLALDSAPDKTRVAIPMARYYIATQKYEQARPLLEQILAPDSDAPTPARQWARRNQALIVASSGRYDDTTRALQMLSSVSTDSDEAATITDLRARLSILNRRNARSDRDRTIQLLETLQELDRLTDAEHLQLAKLYESTGNWDTADATFKRLISQLRDDQIAVAEYAQAAIRNDKLELARDLTDRLEEIDPGSLLTSTVRARYLVAVGEEAAAVDALNAYVDRARSEVRFEAGTHDQFELRELISDTNEATPQLLAAFDRYVAETAVSNGASVLEKARQLADEGQMEESYLTLVRFLMANDASIAVFVERLKAVATLMEVIGQAEAARPLYDEYVRLSVQPEAQLVQAAYLGRRGEIDAAFAVCEDVWGKAASAKVLGIAVALNRRDGLKPEQLKLVKQWIQQALKEQPRAIPLLVSWADFADSQGDYDTEEKIYRDIIAHSPGGSMIALNNLAYLLALRSGQTEEAMSLIEQAIKQQGPAPVLLETRAVIFLKQGQPDKAISDLTQAVDQNATGTNQFLLAVAMAEAGDLAAADRTYQDALEGGFEPDKLHPLDREMHAQLMKRLDSRTP
- a CDS encoding VanZ family protein, with translation MSVRTNLPHLHLLLAQAGGLMILAVIGLSLIQLVLSRLHRSAGPDSLREQSSEARVKELATWIVGATAVFALYGSLLPFNFQQLPAEVVRTALDRFLRSLNHLPSKRDFLLNVTLFLPFGYGMFAWLEPRPGWDLRQVRSLIVLPAACLLVSLPAELGQIWLQGRVCSAWDVAAHLAGSLLGAAGWLLTSRAVIRHIPADDEEPAARPARLVLYAYIAIVLLASLFPFDLVPNLSSIADAYRRGRIQLQFTLPDTPDELKELIFHAFFCIPLGVLAASLFVREGRVRYAPALLVAACLAAGVEFLQLWIRSRFSQVNHAFVGTLGAWFGVITSDLMFRLRRNCEDDTRHPFAHPATWLNLAILYSLFPLFFFSWPADLTGLLESPQLQSLQSLPFQRLHQASPLNASTLILQKVLLYIPTGYLCATAILCARDRFSMRLTGIVATVVIFAVPIAVEWLQLYLPDRTADVTDVLLGTFGGLIGVLTVQATRQGVVAPVGVCMKSGLLEFFIPSSEAKFGHFMRDGASIRKRELTQSFHGYEPVDHGRQISAGSADDVTRAGANNRGGRSRFSKHAVARPESRGYPVSMSHSEYASACGMTGPLRLLVEDQHGNGTSHTFTRPTVLVGRMEGCDLQLEFPEVARRHLLFQLIDGRWAWFDLTGLSPRESGWLNSGNRLQCGPFAIRLHDDADKPAPSARHQGAVRNDRGSKFQLSFHNALQAQSGPKYRRLRDLVTLVGRVPPAHIRLAHPTVSRIHCLIVNTHRGLWLTDLASTSGTFVNERLVDVARLNLGDEIHIGDYDVTLSTQNTPLTASEQSDEKSAASSSELELPAIDAATSWPAIMPQPSDGDISTSRSSVEITGSSNGMLGTLLEHFSAMQREMMQQSQQQMMMMMQMFGQLQKSQLEAIREDLQRVQEITRELCEAQAQFAAQEATRQAASQQEHHQLPPPPATFMNGAPSSAGQLPWLPGLSPPVPPEADEAEEEDSRPRASHKDVTTHAQLSERIRVLERERNSRWQKIVSFLSTGS